In Ruminiclostridium papyrosolvens DSM 2782, the following proteins share a genomic window:
- a CDS encoding helix-turn-helix domain-containing protein has translation MKNSYVSKEVLNSWRRCIEMDLPSNALIPAGVKEYDIKAKLDENKLFLSVFKDAVEKINAQILGKHSFFLTDSEGVILYINKKNHSILKEGISLAEGISGTNAVSLSLQLNKKVNTEPQHHYCSFFSRMYFFSVPICFRNRIIGSIAVASTGIPLKKELIIITELLAYQVTNEVEVAGQGMAKRLVSQMKFSEKQLLVLKLLAKGMTEKAVAIDSGISINTVRYHKKIIFRKLDTGNVIDAVVKALKYNLITIDEI, from the coding sequence ATGAAAAACTCATACGTAAGTAAGGAGGTTTTAAATTCATGGAGGCGGTGTATAGAGATGGATTTACCCAGTAATGCTTTAATTCCTGCAGGCGTGAAAGAATATGATATAAAGGCCAAATTAGATGAGAATAAATTATTCTTATCGGTCTTTAAGGATGCTGTTGAAAAGATAAACGCCCAAATACTCGGTAAACATTCCTTTTTTCTAACGGATTCTGAAGGCGTAATTCTGTATATAAATAAAAAGAACCACTCTATTCTCAAGGAAGGCATCTCACTTGCAGAGGGTATCAGTGGTACAAACGCAGTTTCTCTATCCCTGCAACTTAATAAGAAAGTTAATACTGAACCCCAGCACCATTACTGTAGCTTCTTCAGCAGGATGTACTTTTTTTCTGTACCAATATGTTTCAGAAACAGAATTATAGGCTCTATAGCTGTTGCATCCACAGGTATTCCCTTAAAGAAGGAATTGATTATTATAACGGAGCTCTTGGCATATCAGGTTACGAATGAAGTAGAGGTGGCGGGGCAGGGTATGGCTAAAAGGCTGGTATCTCAAATGAAATTCAGCGAAAAGCAATTATTGGTGCTGAAATTGCTGGCTAAGGGAATGACTGAAAAAGCAGTAGCCATCGATTCCGGAATCAGTATAAATACTGTAAGATACCATAAAAAGATTATCTTCAGGAAGTTGGATACCGGAAATGTAATCGATGCAGTTGTGAAAGCTTTGAAGTACAATCTAATAACCATAGATGAGATATAA
- a CDS encoding DNA-3-methyladenine glycosylase I, whose product MSACLWPGDNPVMKQYHDNEWCRPSYDDSYIFEMLTLEGAQSGLSWSIVLSKREEYIKAFRNFDIRYCSTLSDEELENIKNEYNVIKSPLKLRSVRSNALAVLKLQTEFGSFSDYLWRYTDYRPQINIWDSEEQIPVKTPLSEEISKDLKKRNFKFVGPVIIYSFMQAIGMVDDHIRSCPYHTVNR is encoded by the coding sequence ATGAGTGCTTGTTTGTGGCCCGGCGATAATCCTGTAATGAAGCAATATCACGATAACGAATGGTGCAGACCAAGTTATGATGATTCATATATATTTGAAATGCTTACTTTGGAAGGGGCTCAAAGCGGATTATCCTGGAGTATCGTCCTATCAAAAAGAGAAGAATATATAAAGGCTTTTAGAAATTTTGATATCAGGTATTGCTCAACCCTGAGCGATGAAGAACTGGAAAATATCAAAAACGAATATAATGTTATTAAAAGTCCTTTGAAATTAAGGTCTGTCAGGAGTAATGCTCTGGCTGTATTAAAATTGCAAACAGAGTTTGGAAGCTTTTCAGATTACCTGTGGCGTTACACTGATTACCGCCCTCAAATAAATATTTGGGATTCTGAAGAACAAATTCCTGTAAAAACACCTCTGTCAGAAGAAATAAGCAAGGATTTGAAAAAGAGAAATTTCAAATTCGTTGGCCCTGTTATAATATATTCGTTTATGCAGGCAATCGGTATGGTGGATGACCATATAAGGTCATGTCCGTATCATACAGTAAACAGGTAA
- a CDS encoding MBL fold metallo-hydrolase produces MKIKWFGHSCFLITSENGTRILTDPFDEQVGYPLPHTEAEIVTVSHNHSDHDNVGVVKGAFKHIKDAGAFSYRDIGIKGISTFHDELGGAKRGKNIVFIYSIDGMTICHLGDLGHVLSQEQIREMGKIDVLLLPIGGVYTIDSDTAITVAKSINPRITIPMHYKTEHLSFELAKPQSFMEKLEGKRYSSNELTINKDNLSEYPEVVAIDYL; encoded by the coding sequence ATGAAGATTAAATGGTTTGGACACTCGTGTTTTCTTATAACCTCAGAAAATGGTACAAGGATACTTACAGACCCTTTTGATGAGCAGGTGGGTTATCCTCTTCCTCACACAGAGGCAGAGATTGTAACAGTGAGTCACAATCATAGTGACCATGACAATGTTGGGGTAGTGAAGGGGGCTTTCAAACATATAAAGGATGCGGGTGCTTTTTCTTACAGAGATATAGGTATAAAAGGAATATCAACATTTCATGATGAATTGGGTGGCGCAAAAAGGGGTAAAAATATAGTATTCATTTATTCAATTGACGGTATGACTATTTGTCATTTGGGAGATTTGGGACATGTTTTATCTCAAGAGCAGATTCGGGAAATGGGAAAGATTGATGTGCTTCTCCTTCCAATAGGAGGTGTATACACAATTGACTCAGATACGGCAATAACGGTTGCTAAATCTATTAATCCAAGAATTACAATTCCCATGCACTATAAGACAGAGCATTTGTCTTTTGAACTGGCAAAACCCCAAAGTTTCATGGAAAAGCTGGAGGGTAAAAGGTACTCCAGCAATGAGCTTACAATAAACAAAGACAATTTATCAGAGTATCCGGAAGTTGTGGCAATTGATTATTTATAG
- a CDS encoding FecCD family ABC transporter permease, with translation MSLVTLTAAIIFSLCFSASVGQADVPLNQSFNILINKITGGAVGSLENIPKAFVNIVWQVRIPRILFAVFVGTALAVSGAVMQALVQNPLADPYILGISSGSSLGATFAILIGFGGGTIFSQFGLTFSAFLGAVLASLSVLLLSSIGGRMTSMKLVLSGSVISALFSSFSSIIVYFSNNAEGMKNVTFWAMGSLASSAWSKVPVLALVVSIVTVFFLFQHRILNTMLLGDEAATTLGIPLSKYRRFYMLLTSLLTGVVVAYSGMIGFIGLIIPHIVRGFIGSDHKRMLPMTALIGSLFLIWADVLSRIIIENVELPIGIITSIIGAPMFIYIIVKKGYNFGG, from the coding sequence ATGTCATTAGTAACCTTGACAGCTGCAATCATATTCTCCCTGTGTTTCTCGGCATCCGTAGGCCAAGCAGATGTACCTCTGAATCAAAGCTTTAATATCTTGATTAATAAAATTACCGGAGGTGCTGTCGGTTCACTTGAAAATATACCAAAAGCTTTTGTTAACATAGTCTGGCAGGTCAGAATTCCAAGAATTCTTTTTGCTGTTTTCGTTGGGACAGCTCTTGCAGTAAGTGGCGCCGTTATGCAAGCTCTGGTGCAGAATCCTCTTGCCGACCCGTACATATTAGGTATTTCGTCCGGTTCCTCTTTAGGAGCCACATTCGCTATATTAATAGGCTTTGGTGGAGGCACAATTTTTTCACAGTTCGGCTTGACATTCAGTGCCTTTTTGGGTGCAGTGCTGGCCTCGCTGTCGGTTTTACTGCTATCAAGTATTGGCGGGCGAATGACATCAATGAAGCTGGTATTATCAGGTTCTGTTATTAGTGCTTTATTCAGTTCCTTTTCCAGTATCATAGTATATTTTTCAAATAATGCTGAGGGTATGAAAAACGTTACTTTTTGGGCTATGGGAAGTCTTGCATCATCAGCTTGGAGTAAGGTACCTGTTCTGGCACTTGTGGTAAGTATAGTAACCGTATTTTTTCTATTTCAGCACAGGATACTCAACACCATGCTTTTAGGTGATGAGGCTGCAACGACACTGGGTATACCTTTATCAAAGTACAGAAGATTTTACATGCTGCTTACGTCTCTGTTAACGGGAGTTGTTGTAGCATACTCCGGAATGATAGGCTTTATTGGACTTATTATCCCTCATATTGTGAGAGGCTTTATCGGTTCTGACCACAAACGTATGCTGCCTATGACTGCATTGATTGGTTCTCTGTTTTTAATTTGGGCAGATGTGTTATCCAGAATAATTATAGAGAATGTGGAGTTACCAATCGGTATTATTACCTCCATCATAGGAGCACCAATGTTTATTTATATTATTGTAAAAAAAGGCTATAACTTTGGAGGTTAG
- a CDS encoding ABC transporter ATP-binding protein yields the protein MELNVKNLSVSISKKEIVRDVSLRVHNKQFVGIIGANGCGKSTLLKGIYKSLKPQGGSVFLDKIDLLNTPPKKVSQKMSVVGQFNEISFDLTVFQMVLLGRTPHKKLLDSDTKEDMDIVHKAIKQTNLTEYLNRSYLTLSGGEKQRVILARAIAQQPSFLVLDEPTNHLDIRYQLEVLHCVKSLNIGVLAALHDLQMAAEYCDYIYAMKKGEIIAHGKPKELFTEELVADLYDVKCKIYENPFSRNLSFIYQI from the coding sequence ATGGAACTTAATGTTAAAAATCTCAGTGTATCCATCAGCAAAAAGGAAATTGTCAGGGACGTTTCACTTCGTGTACATAACAAGCAATTTGTGGGGATTATCGGTGCAAATGGCTGCGGGAAATCCACTCTGCTCAAGGGCATCTATAAAAGTCTGAAACCCCAAGGAGGCTCAGTGTTTTTAGATAAAATTGATTTGTTGAACACACCTCCCAAAAAAGTATCTCAGAAAATGAGTGTGGTAGGCCAGTTCAATGAAATTAGTTTTGACTTAACTGTATTTCAAATGGTTCTGCTTGGACGAACTCCACACAAAAAGCTTCTTGACTCCGATACCAAAGAGGACATGGACATTGTCCACAAAGCAATAAAGCAAACCAATCTGACGGAATATTTGAACAGAAGCTATTTAACACTATCAGGCGGTGAAAAGCAACGTGTTATTCTTGCCCGGGCAATTGCGCAGCAGCCTTCTTTTTTAGTATTGGACGAGCCAACCAACCATCTTGATATACGTTATCAATTGGAAGTTCTGCACTGTGTTAAAAGCTTGAACATAGGTGTACTTGCGGCATTGCATGATTTGCAGATGGCAGCCGAGTATTGTGATTATATTTATGCCATGAAAAAAGGTGAGATAATTGCACATGGAAAACCTAAAGAGCTTTTTACAGAAGAGCTGGTAGCTGATTTATATGATGTTAAGTGTAAGATTTACGAAAACCCCTTTTCAAGAAATTTAAGCTTTATATATCAAATTTAA
- a CDS encoding ABC transporter substrate-binding protein, which produces MKKISTLFTAIVLTLTFLLTGCGTEPAAQNSASVSDSEKTATSYPLTVKNYTKAEGAAEWQEKTIIFEQAPERIVATTRTAAEFLIHLGLADKIVGVGGVFGKPDESVSQEFNKLKNLGKSYITKEVAMSVNPDFVFGRGGLFDNADWGVGTVDALNQMGINTYVMESSVPGGTFDSIYKDIETIGKIFGVPEKAQEFSAELKGRQEKVQNALKVIKQDKTFAYIHSSEPESLSVYAAYNDTFFSDMFKMLKLKNVFEKEQGEISVEALIEQNPNILVTLHWDTEGEAATQKDENATIKNIMTNPKLESLDAVKNKQVFVANYNHLFGYSYQTLDGVEKLAKELYPELFK; this is translated from the coding sequence ATGAAAAAAATATCAACACTTTTTACAGCAATAGTATTGACTTTAACCTTTTTACTCACAGGCTGCGGAACTGAACCTGCTGCACAAAATTCAGCTTCTGTCTCAGATTCTGAAAAAACAGCCACCTCTTACCCACTGACTGTTAAAAATTACACTAAGGCAGAAGGAGCAGCAGAATGGCAGGAAAAAACTATCATATTTGAGCAGGCACCCGAAAGGATAGTAGCGACAACACGTACCGCTGCCGAGTTCCTAATTCATCTCGGTCTGGCAGATAAAATTGTTGGTGTGGGCGGTGTTTTCGGTAAACCTGATGAGTCGGTATCTCAAGAATTTAACAAGCTCAAAAACCTTGGAAAGTCATATATCACCAAAGAGGTTGCTATGAGTGTAAACCCTGACTTTGTGTTCGGAAGAGGCGGACTTTTTGATAACGCTGACTGGGGTGTAGGAACTGTAGACGCTTTAAATCAAATGGGTATAAATACATATGTGATGGAATCATCCGTACCCGGCGGTACTTTTGATTCCATATATAAGGACATTGAAACAATAGGTAAAATCTTTGGTGTTCCGGAAAAGGCACAGGAATTTTCTGCTGAATTAAAAGGACGGCAGGAAAAGGTACAGAATGCATTGAAGGTTATAAAACAGGATAAAACTTTTGCATACATACACTCAAGTGAACCTGAAAGCTTATCCGTATATGCTGCCTATAACGATACCTTCTTTAGCGACATGTTCAAAATGCTTAAACTCAAGAATGTATTTGAAAAAGAACAAGGCGAAATCAGTGTTGAAGCCTTAATTGAGCAAAATCCCAATATACTTGTGACATTGCATTGGGACACTGAAGGAGAAGCTGCAACACAAAAAGATGAAAATGCCACCATTAAAAATATTATGACAAACCCAAAGCTTGAAAGTCTGGATGCTGTTAAAAACAAGCAGGTGTTTGTTGCAAACTACAACCATTTATTCGGCTATAGCTATCAGACTCTGGATGGTGTGGAAAAGCTTGCGAAAGAGCTTTACCCTGAGCTGTTCAAATAG
- the speD gene encoding adenosylmethionine decarboxylase, which yields MRPKISSLVEVDAKEEQYKFTGTHILGDLYGISNDKLESIDFLEKIVSDGIMKANASCHGIQVKKFNTGGITLIALLSESHVSIHTYPEYNSTFIDAFTCGEHCNPQLIIDTIVEGLKPQKVVINKVRRGKDINDSKKSL from the coding sequence GTGAGGCCAAAAATCAGCAGCTTGGTTGAAGTTGACGCCAAAGAAGAACAATATAAATTTACCGGTACACATATTCTGGGAGACTTATACGGAATATCCAACGACAAATTGGAGAGTATTGATTTCCTGGAAAAGATAGTTTCGGATGGGATAATGAAGGCCAACGCTTCATGTCATGGGATTCAAGTCAAGAAGTTCAATACAGGAGGAATTACTCTGATAGCATTGCTTTCTGAATCTCATGTCTCCATTCATACGTATCCGGAATATAATTCAACCTTTATTGATGCATTTACTTGTGGTGAACACTGCAATCCTCAATTGATTATTGATACAATTGTAGAAGGACTTAAACCTCAAAAAGTAGTTATCAATAAAGTAAGAAGAGGGAAAGATATTAATGACAGTAAAAAATCCCTCTAA
- a CDS encoding radical SAM protein — protein sequence MKTVSIISNNLECDELVGYFARLEKYFILNGWQSVKNLDADLYVIVACGAVDFVHDRVKNALNDISLKKGNFNSTVIMGCQPVTYEGKLKSIFDGKMINYGQESMLDELIGAEYTFESVSIPNIFNSPVNRKNELFTIIISTGCMMKCTYCVIKKAHGYITSKPVDEICEEFKHAVRLGYKNIAIGGTDTSVYGHDINTNFIALIKKLRAIDSTVKFYVDNLHPHNLLKYRDDFIELAGQNAFSYLHIAFQHIDDVMLDRMGRTAHFEQVYAMIGEMKKVCPKLILFTDFICAFPGETEEQYEKLLDFVKKDTIFDYYYIHDYCDIDGAVSYNYTDKISDDVKTERCQKLMIAFERRKDEKISLLDPEAYRIFKSRYDVESEADKDNPQGYYFCKNTYLEPALV from the coding sequence ATGAAAACAGTATCAATAATTTCTAATAATTTGGAATGTGATGAGCTTGTTGGCTATTTTGCAAGATTAGAGAAATACTTTATACTAAATGGTTGGCAGTCAGTTAAAAATCTTGATGCTGATCTGTACGTTATTGTAGCATGTGGAGCAGTTGATTTTGTACACGACCGTGTAAAAAACGCTTTAAATGATATTTCATTAAAGAAGGGGAATTTTAACTCAACTGTTATTATGGGATGCCAGCCCGTTACATATGAAGGCAAACTAAAAAGTATTTTTGACGGCAAAATGATAAACTATGGTCAGGAAAGTATGCTAGACGAATTAATAGGCGCGGAGTATACGTTTGAATCTGTAAGTATCCCAAATATATTTAATTCTCCGGTAAATCGTAAGAACGAATTGTTTACAATAATTATTTCAACCGGCTGCATGATGAAATGTACATACTGCGTAATAAAGAAAGCTCACGGCTATATCACAAGTAAACCTGTAGACGAGATTTGTGAAGAATTTAAACATGCAGTAAGGTTAGGATATAAAAACATTGCAATAGGCGGAACAGACACTTCTGTTTACGGGCATGATATTAACACCAACTTCATTGCATTAATTAAAAAATTGAGAGCAATTGATTCTACAGTTAAGTTTTATGTTGACAATTTACATCCTCATAATCTGTTGAAGTACCGTGATGATTTTATAGAATTGGCAGGGCAAAATGCTTTTTCATACCTTCACATAGCTTTTCAGCATATTGATGATGTAATGCTGGATCGTATGGGACGTACTGCACATTTTGAACAGGTTTATGCCATGATTGGTGAAATGAAAAAAGTTTGTCCAAAATTGATTCTATTCACCGATTTTATCTGTGCGTTCCCCGGAGAAACAGAAGAACAGTATGAAAAGCTTCTGGATTTTGTTAAAAAAGACACCATATTTGACTATTATTATATTCATGATTACTGTGACATCGACGGTGCAGTTTCTTATAATTATACGGATAAGATCAGTGATGATGTAAAGACAGAAAGATGCCAGAAATTAATGATTGCTTTTGAAAGAAGAAAAGATGAAAAGATAAGTCTTCTGGACCCTGAAGCCTACAGAATCTTCAAGAGCAGATACGATGTTGAAAGCGAGGCCGATAAGGATAATCCTCAAGGCTACTATTTCTGTAAAAATACATATCTTGAGCCGGCATTAGTATAA
- a CDS encoding NAD-dependent epimerase/dehydratase family protein — translation MRILVTGASGFIGYNLMPELLKEGHEVVAFSRKNINNPNVECYKGDILNQDDLSEAMKGCDAVINLAAVNGYEQINSNRIIAFNTCIEGTLNLINAFNANELKTLVFASSSRVYGNHTQDYLSESLKVKPSSYMAKLKWQAEQLLSLYQKEISSKDKRIVVLRIFNTYGPGQREGFLIPKIISHIKSGSIRLGNADIKRDYIYVDDVASSIATVLKKAQNGFSCYNVGSGISTSVSELINIVNHITGKNLKLEIDSDQFRNEETGNERADITQLRELGWEPLVSLESGLRKAWEESFR, via the coding sequence ATGAGGATACTTGTAACCGGAGCAAGTGGTTTTATAGGTTACAATCTGATGCCGGAGCTATTAAAAGAAGGCCACGAGGTAGTGGCATTTTCAAGGAAGAATATCAATAATCCAAATGTAGAGTGTTACAAAGGAGATATTTTAAATCAAGATGACTTGTCAGAGGCCATGAAGGGCTGTGATGCTGTGATTAACCTTGCAGCAGTAAACGGGTATGAACAGATAAACAGCAATAGAATCATTGCATTTAATACATGTATTGAGGGAACCTTGAACCTGATAAATGCATTTAATGCCAATGAACTGAAAACGCTGGTTTTCGCCTCCAGTAGCAGAGTTTACGGAAATCATACCCAAGACTATTTATCAGAATCTCTAAAAGTAAAACCCTCGTCATATATGGCAAAACTCAAATGGCAGGCAGAACAGCTGCTAAGTCTATATCAAAAAGAAATATCCTCAAAAGATAAAAGAATTGTAGTATTAAGAATTTTTAACACATACGGACCCGGGCAAAGAGAAGGGTTTTTAATTCCAAAAATAATTTCCCATATAAAGTCAGGAAGTATACGTCTGGGCAATGCAGATATAAAAAGAGATTACATATATGTGGACGATGTTGCAAGTAGCATTGCAACAGTTTTAAAAAAAGCTCAAAACGGTTTTTCCTGCTATAATGTGGGCAGTGGTATAAGTACCTCCGTTTCGGAGCTAATTAATATAGTAAATCATATAACAGGAAAGAATCTCAAGTTGGAAATAGACTCTGACCAGTTCAGAAATGAGGAAACGGGAAATGAGCGGGCGGATATAACACAGCTTCGGGAATTGGGCTGGGAGCCGTTGGTTTCTTTGGAAAGTGGTCTAAGGAAGGCTTGGGAAGAAAGTTTCAGATAA
- the rfbB gene encoding dTDP-glucose 4,6-dehydratase, with translation MKTYLITGGAGFIGSNYIRYMLKNHKDIFIINVDKLTYAGNTDNLTGALINDANYKFYCCDICDKDKIEEIFRTHKIDYVVNFAAESHVDRSMTNTKEFIETNITGTVNLMNVARKAWEIRDNEYIDGVRFLHISTDEVYGSCTECCTEESPLNPHNPYSCSKAAAEFYVKCYWDAYRFPVNITRSSNNYGPNQYPEKLIPLMIHNTMENLKLPVYGDGMQMRDWIYVEDNCSAIDLVLHEGQPGEVYNIATEKKYHNRFVVDKILTYIKGEVREDMIRHVQDRKASDLCYSINTRKIREKLGWSPSVDFDKGLDKTIEWYLDNRNWIHKSLLGGEKVRP, from the coding sequence ATGAAAACTTATCTAATAACAGGCGGTGCGGGATTCATAGGTTCTAATTATATAAGATATATGTTAAAAAATCATAAAGATATTTTTATAATTAATGTAGACAAGCTCACTTATGCGGGAAACACGGATAATTTGACAGGAGCTTTAATTAATGACGCAAACTACAAGTTTTATTGCTGTGATATTTGTGATAAAGACAAAATAGAAGAAATATTCAGAACACATAAAATTGACTATGTAGTCAATTTTGCCGCAGAGAGTCATGTAGACCGTTCCATGACCAACACAAAGGAATTTATTGAAACAAATATAACGGGAACAGTAAACTTGATGAATGTTGCCAGGAAAGCGTGGGAAATCAGAGATAACGAATATATTGATGGAGTCAGGTTCCTTCATATATCCACAGATGAGGTATATGGCTCCTGTACTGAATGTTGTACCGAAGAATCTCCTTTGAACCCACATAATCCATATTCCTGCAGCAAGGCAGCCGCTGAATTCTATGTAAAATGCTATTGGGATGCCTACAGGTTTCCTGTCAATATTACTCGAAGCTCTAACAATTACGGTCCGAATCAATACCCGGAAAAGCTGATTCCGCTAATGATACATAATACCATGGAGAACCTTAAACTTCCGGTATATGGTGACGGTATGCAAATGAGAGATTGGATATATGTGGAGGACAACTGCTCTGCAATCGACTTGGTTTTACATGAGGGGCAACCCGGTGAAGTTTACAATATAGCCACGGAGAAAAAATATCATAATAGATTTGTGGTAGATAAAATTTTAACGTATATAAAAGGCGAAGTTCGTGAAGATATGATTCGGCATGTACAGGACAGAAAGGCATCAGACCTTTGCTACAGCATCAATACTCGGAAAATACGGGAAAAATTGGGGTGGAGCCCTTCCGTAGATTTCGATAAAGGGCTTGATAAAACCATAGAGTGGTATCTGGATAACAGAAACTGGATACACAAGTCTCTTTTGGGCGGGGAGAAGGTTCGTCCATGA
- the rfbA gene encoding glucose-1-phosphate thymidylyltransferase RfbA produces MKAIILAGGKGSRMYPATVAISKHLFLIYDKPMIYYSFSIALMAGINEVLIIAGNEHIEAFRNLFGDGSNLGIHIEYRIQDEPRGIAEAFIIGEKFIGNDSVCLILGDNFFYGDSFVYHLKALSQLKEGAGIFAYQEKNPEEFGVVEFDETGRVLSIKEKSKDSNSNYVVPGVYFYDNHVIEVAKSIKPSKRGELEITTVNNVYLEKGKLKVEVLPPDVKWLDTGSYETLLEASNFVKSVQTETGNMISCLEEISYKNRFIGKSEVAMAAEKYKGTQYSEYLLSI; encoded by the coding sequence TTGAAGGCAATTATTCTGGCAGGGGGCAAAGGCAGCAGAATGTATCCCGCAACTGTTGCTATTTCAAAGCATCTGTTTTTGATATATGATAAACCTATGATATATTATTCTTTTTCCATTGCACTAATGGCAGGTATAAACGAAGTATTAATTATCGCAGGGAATGAACATATAGAAGCGTTCAGAAATTTATTCGGAGACGGAAGCAATCTGGGTATACATATAGAATACAGGATTCAGGATGAGCCAAGGGGAATAGCAGAGGCCTTTATAATAGGTGAAAAGTTTATCGGGAACGACTCTGTTTGTCTTATTCTGGGAGATAACTTTTTCTATGGCGACAGTTTTGTCTACCACTTAAAAGCATTAAGTCAGCTTAAAGAGGGTGCGGGGATTTTTGCATATCAGGAAAAAAACCCCGAAGAATTCGGAGTGGTGGAGTTCGACGAAACAGGAAGAGTATTATCAATAAAGGAAAAAAGCAAGGACTCCAACTCAAATTATGTGGTTCCCGGAGTTTATTTTTATGACAACCATGTTATTGAAGTAGCGAAAAGTATCAAGCCTTCAAAAAGAGGTGAACTGGAAATAACCACTGTAAACAATGTCTACCTTGAAAAAGGAAAGCTCAAGGTGGAAGTGCTGCCGCCGGATGTTAAATGGCTTGATACAGGGTCGTATGAGACCTTGCTGGAGGCATCCAATTTTGTTAAGTCAGTTCAGACAGAAACAGGGAATATGATTTCCTGCCTGGAAGAAATAAGCTATAAAAACAGATTTATAGGGAAATCTGAAGTGGCTATGGCGGCTGAAAAGTATAAAGGAACTCAGTATTCTGAATATCTGCTTTCAATATAA
- a CDS encoding radical SAM protein produces the protein MNFLMNDFIITPDLCNYKCDYCLYKEAPDWEKNNNSNRTKTVYDKEGDNKDFFIKTKGILEKYDSIFKTPILRICGGELFYIKDIMSFIEQIYGNYETVQIISNGHFLDDELLSRIKNLNNCILHISLDGHTLELNSRRLKNSAYQDRLINNIKNVIKMGIPLEIATCLTDANTKRYEEMVSYFYGLEGDVLLLPFPVRGEECKEFYPSSEDKEAFSRILSYFDNYKEILPPYKYLERLCSFFNDGRRREGCHIPKAIIQTFHNGDITACCMDWSVKLGNATKDLSSEIADSICNCKMYNLYSLTPPRLASCRTCFTVSEIINLYIDGQISVEDLQKMKLFAGKESLKLVESIKKI, from the coding sequence ATGAATTTTTTAATGAATGATTTTATTATTACACCCGATTTATGCAACTATAAATGTGATTACTGTTTATACAAGGAAGCTCCCGACTGGGAAAAAAACAACAACAGCAACCGCACAAAAACAGTGTACGACAAAGAAGGGGATAATAAGGATTTTTTCATAAAAACTAAAGGAATACTTGAAAAATACGACTCAATTTTCAAGACTCCGATTTTAAGAATATGCGGGGGAGAGCTTTTTTATATAAAAGACATTATGTCATTTATTGAACAGATTTACGGAAACTATGAAACTGTTCAGATAATAAGTAACGGACATTTTCTGGATGATGAACTCCTTAGCAGAATCAAAAATTTAAACAACTGCATACTTCATATATCACTTGACGGACATACCTTGGAATTGAACAGCCGAAGGCTTAAAAACAGTGCTTATCAGGACAGGTTGATAAACAACATCAAAAACGTGATAAAAATGGGTATTCCACTTGAGATAGCAACTTGTCTGACAGATGCAAATACAAAGAGATATGAAGAAATGGTCAGTTATTTTTATGGACTGGAGGGAGATGTTTTATTGCTGCCATTCCCGGTGAGAGGGGAAGAATGTAAGGAGTTTTATCCTTCTTCCGAGGATAAGGAGGCTTTTTCAAGGATTTTATCATACTTTGATAACTATAAAGAAATACTGCCACCGTATAAATATCTTGAAAGACTTTGCAGTTTTTTTAATGACGGCAGAAGGAGAGAGGGTTGCCATATACCCAAAGCAATCATTCAAACCTTCCACAACGGCGATATAACAGCATGTTGCATGGATTGGAGCGTAAAACTGGGTAATGCGACAAAAGACTTATCCAGCGAGATAGCCGATTCCATATGCAACTGCAAAATGTACAATTTATATTCTCTAACACCTCCAAGACTTGCATCGTGCAGAACCTGTTTTACAGTGTCAGAAATTATAAACCTGTATATTGACGGACAGATTTCCGTGGAGGACTTACAGAAAATGAAACTTTTTGCCGGAAAAGAATCCTTGAAGTTGGTAGAGAGTATTAAAAAAATATAA